The following are from one region of the Hyla sarda isolate aHylSar1 chromosome 6, aHylSar1.hap1, whole genome shotgun sequence genome:
- the DHCR7 gene encoding 7-dehydrocholesterol reductase isoform X1: MLYKETLQEIIQEKKMGERRKQNASKGDHKKMANGAKDQSGQWGRAWEVDWFSLGGVIFLLMFAPLIVYYFVMSCDQYQCALTGPVLDLYSGKTQLWDIWSKTPLITWKAVYIYAAWVSFQVFLYMIVPDICHKFLPGYVGGVQDGARTPAGVINKYQVNGLQAWIVTHIVWFANAYYFHWFSPTIIIDNWIPLLWCTNILGYSVSTFAMIKAYWFPTNAKDCKFTGNILYDYMMGIEFNPRIGKWFDFKLFFNGRPGIVAWTLINLSYAAKQQELYGQVTNSMILVNILQAIYVVDFFWNEAWYLKTIDICHDHFGWYLGWGDCVWLPFLYTLQGLYLVYNPVQLSTTAAVGVLLLGLIGYYIFRMTNHQKDLFRRTNGNCVIWGKKPKYIECSYSSGDGKRHYSKLMISGFWGVVRHFNYTGDLMGSLSYCLACGFDHLLPYFYIIYMTILLVHRCIRDEHRCSSKYGKDWKLYTDAVPYRLLPGVF; this comes from the exons aaaaaaaaatgggtgagcGGCGGAAACAGAACGCATCAAAAGGAGATCACAAAAAAATGGCTAATGGCGCAAAAGATCAGAGCGGCCAATGGGGACGAGCCTG GGAGGTGGACTGGTTCTCCTTGGGAGGCGTCATCTTCCTCCTGATGTTCGCGCCGCTTATCGTCTATTATtttgtgatgtcatgtgaccagTACCAGTGCGCgctcaccggccccgtcctcgATTTATACTCCGGTAAAACCCAGCTGTGGGATATATGGAGCAAGACGCCGCTGATCACCTGGAAAGCCGTTTACATCTACGCCGCCTGGGTCTCTTTTCAG GTGTTCCTGTACATGATTGTTCCGGATATCTGCCACAAATTCCTCCCAGGATATGTCGGAGGTGTCCAAGATGGCGCGAGAACTCCGGCCG GTGTCATTAACAAATACCAGGTGAATGGCCTCCAGGCCTGGATTGTGACCCATATAGTCTGGTTTGCGAACGCCTATTATTTCCACTGGTTCTCTCCAACCATCATCATCGACAACTGGATCCCCTTATTATGGTGCACAAATATTCTGGGGTACTCCGTCTCCACTTTTGCGATGATCAAAGCCTACTGGTTCCCGACCAACGCCAAAGACTG TAAATTTACCGGTAACATTCTCTACGACTACATGATGGGGATTGAGTTTAACCCTCGCATCGGGAAATGGTTTGACTTCAAGCTCTTCTTCAATGGACGCCCCGGAATTGTCGCCTGGACTTTAATTAACCTGTCGTATGCCGCCAAGCAGCAAGAGCTGTACGGGCAGGTCACAAACTCCATGATCCTGGTCAACATCCTGCAG GCCATCTACGTAGTGGACTTCTTCTGGAATGAAGCCTGGTACCTGAAGACCATAGACATTTGTCACGACCACTTTGGATGGTACCTGGGATGGGGGGATTGTGTCTGGCTGCCCTTCCTCTACACATTACAG GGCCTGTATCTGGTCTATAACCCAGTCCAGCTCTCCACCACAGCCGCGGTAGGAGTTTTGCTCCTCGGTCTGATCGGATACTACATCTTTAGGATGACTAACCATCAGAAGGATCTGTTCAGACGCACCAACGGCAACTGCGTGATCTGGGGCAAAAAACCCAAATACATTGAATGCTCTTACTCCTCAGGGGATGGCAAAAGGCATTACAGCAAACTGATGATTTCCGGATTTTGGGGTGTCGTCCGACATTTCAACTACACAGGAGACCTGATGGGTTCCTTGTCGTACTGCCTGGCCTGTGGCTTTGACCATCTCCTGCCTTAtttctacattatatacatgaccatCTTGCTGGTCCACCGCTGTATACGTGACGAGCACCGATGCTCCAGCAAGTATGGGAAGGACTGGAAGCTTTATACCGATGCCGTGCCGTACCGGTTACTGCCCGGTGTGTTTTAG
- the DHCR7 gene encoding 7-dehydrocholesterol reductase isoform X3: MGERRKQNASKGDHKKMANGAKDQSGQWGRAWEVDWFSLGGVIFLLMFAPLIVYYFVMSCDQYQCALTGPVLDLYSGKTQLWDIWSKTPLITWKAVYIYAAWVSFQVFLYMIVPDICHKFLPGYVGGVQDGARTPAGVINKYQVNGLQAWIVTHIVWFANAYYFHWFSPTIIIDNWIPLLWCTNILGYSVSTFAMIKAYWFPTNAKDCKFTGNILYDYMMGIEFNPRIGKWFDFKLFFNGRPGIVAWTLINLSYAAKQQELYGQVTNSMILVNILQAIYVVDFFWNEAWYLKTIDICHDHFGWYLGWGDCVWLPFLYTLQGLYLVYNPVQLSTTAAVGVLLLGLIGYYIFRMTNHQKDLFRRTNGNCVIWGKKPKYIECSYSSGDGKRHYSKLMISGFWGVVRHFNYTGDLMGSLSYCLACGFDHLLPYFYIIYMTILLVHRCIRDEHRCSSKYGKDWKLYTDAVPYRLLPGVF, from the exons atgggtgagcGGCGGAAACAGAACGCATCAAAAGGAGATCACAAAAAAATGGCTAATGGCGCAAAAGATCAGAGCGGCCAATGGGGACGAGCCTG GGAGGTGGACTGGTTCTCCTTGGGAGGCGTCATCTTCCTCCTGATGTTCGCGCCGCTTATCGTCTATTATtttgtgatgtcatgtgaccagTACCAGTGCGCgctcaccggccccgtcctcgATTTATACTCCGGTAAAACCCAGCTGTGGGATATATGGAGCAAGACGCCGCTGATCACCTGGAAAGCCGTTTACATCTACGCCGCCTGGGTCTCTTTTCAG GTGTTCCTGTACATGATTGTTCCGGATATCTGCCACAAATTCCTCCCAGGATATGTCGGAGGTGTCCAAGATGGCGCGAGAACTCCGGCCG GTGTCATTAACAAATACCAGGTGAATGGCCTCCAGGCCTGGATTGTGACCCATATAGTCTGGTTTGCGAACGCCTATTATTTCCACTGGTTCTCTCCAACCATCATCATCGACAACTGGATCCCCTTATTATGGTGCACAAATATTCTGGGGTACTCCGTCTCCACTTTTGCGATGATCAAAGCCTACTGGTTCCCGACCAACGCCAAAGACTG TAAATTTACCGGTAACATTCTCTACGACTACATGATGGGGATTGAGTTTAACCCTCGCATCGGGAAATGGTTTGACTTCAAGCTCTTCTTCAATGGACGCCCCGGAATTGTCGCCTGGACTTTAATTAACCTGTCGTATGCCGCCAAGCAGCAAGAGCTGTACGGGCAGGTCACAAACTCCATGATCCTGGTCAACATCCTGCAG GCCATCTACGTAGTGGACTTCTTCTGGAATGAAGCCTGGTACCTGAAGACCATAGACATTTGTCACGACCACTTTGGATGGTACCTGGGATGGGGGGATTGTGTCTGGCTGCCCTTCCTCTACACATTACAG GGCCTGTATCTGGTCTATAACCCAGTCCAGCTCTCCACCACAGCCGCGGTAGGAGTTTTGCTCCTCGGTCTGATCGGATACTACATCTTTAGGATGACTAACCATCAGAAGGATCTGTTCAGACGCACCAACGGCAACTGCGTGATCTGGGGCAAAAAACCCAAATACATTGAATGCTCTTACTCCTCAGGGGATGGCAAAAGGCATTACAGCAAACTGATGATTTCCGGATTTTGGGGTGTCGTCCGACATTTCAACTACACAGGAGACCTGATGGGTTCCTTGTCGTACTGCCTGGCCTGTGGCTTTGACCATCTCCTGCCTTAtttctacattatatacatgaccatCTTGCTGGTCCACCGCTGTATACGTGACGAGCACCGATGCTCCAGCAAGTATGGGAAGGACTGGAAGCTTTATACCGATGCCGTGCCGTACCGGTTACTGCCCGGTGTGTTTTAG
- the DHCR7 gene encoding 7-dehydrocholesterol reductase isoform X2: MEPGPDTQTHTAEKKMGERRKQNASKGDHKKMANGAKDQSGQWGRAWEVDWFSLGGVIFLLMFAPLIVYYFVMSCDQYQCALTGPVLDLYSGKTQLWDIWSKTPLITWKAVYIYAAWVSFQVFLYMIVPDICHKFLPGYVGGVQDGARTPAGVINKYQVNGLQAWIVTHIVWFANAYYFHWFSPTIIIDNWIPLLWCTNILGYSVSTFAMIKAYWFPTNAKDCKFTGNILYDYMMGIEFNPRIGKWFDFKLFFNGRPGIVAWTLINLSYAAKQQELYGQVTNSMILVNILQAIYVVDFFWNEAWYLKTIDICHDHFGWYLGWGDCVWLPFLYTLQGLYLVYNPVQLSTTAAVGVLLLGLIGYYIFRMTNHQKDLFRRTNGNCVIWGKKPKYIECSYSSGDGKRHYSKLMISGFWGVVRHFNYTGDLMGSLSYCLACGFDHLLPYFYIIYMTILLVHRCIRDEHRCSSKYGKDWKLYTDAVPYRLLPGVF, translated from the exons ATGGAGCCAGGCcctgacacacagacacacacggcAG aaaaaaaaatgggtgagcGGCGGAAACAGAACGCATCAAAAGGAGATCACAAAAAAATGGCTAATGGCGCAAAAGATCAGAGCGGCCAATGGGGACGAGCCTG GGAGGTGGACTGGTTCTCCTTGGGAGGCGTCATCTTCCTCCTGATGTTCGCGCCGCTTATCGTCTATTATtttgtgatgtcatgtgaccagTACCAGTGCGCgctcaccggccccgtcctcgATTTATACTCCGGTAAAACCCAGCTGTGGGATATATGGAGCAAGACGCCGCTGATCACCTGGAAAGCCGTTTACATCTACGCCGCCTGGGTCTCTTTTCAG GTGTTCCTGTACATGATTGTTCCGGATATCTGCCACAAATTCCTCCCAGGATATGTCGGAGGTGTCCAAGATGGCGCGAGAACTCCGGCCG GTGTCATTAACAAATACCAGGTGAATGGCCTCCAGGCCTGGATTGTGACCCATATAGTCTGGTTTGCGAACGCCTATTATTTCCACTGGTTCTCTCCAACCATCATCATCGACAACTGGATCCCCTTATTATGGTGCACAAATATTCTGGGGTACTCCGTCTCCACTTTTGCGATGATCAAAGCCTACTGGTTCCCGACCAACGCCAAAGACTG TAAATTTACCGGTAACATTCTCTACGACTACATGATGGGGATTGAGTTTAACCCTCGCATCGGGAAATGGTTTGACTTCAAGCTCTTCTTCAATGGACGCCCCGGAATTGTCGCCTGGACTTTAATTAACCTGTCGTATGCCGCCAAGCAGCAAGAGCTGTACGGGCAGGTCACAAACTCCATGATCCTGGTCAACATCCTGCAG GCCATCTACGTAGTGGACTTCTTCTGGAATGAAGCCTGGTACCTGAAGACCATAGACATTTGTCACGACCACTTTGGATGGTACCTGGGATGGGGGGATTGTGTCTGGCTGCCCTTCCTCTACACATTACAG GGCCTGTATCTGGTCTATAACCCAGTCCAGCTCTCCACCACAGCCGCGGTAGGAGTTTTGCTCCTCGGTCTGATCGGATACTACATCTTTAGGATGACTAACCATCAGAAGGATCTGTTCAGACGCACCAACGGCAACTGCGTGATCTGGGGCAAAAAACCCAAATACATTGAATGCTCTTACTCCTCAGGGGATGGCAAAAGGCATTACAGCAAACTGATGATTTCCGGATTTTGGGGTGTCGTCCGACATTTCAACTACACAGGAGACCTGATGGGTTCCTTGTCGTACTGCCTGGCCTGTGGCTTTGACCATCTCCTGCCTTAtttctacattatatacatgaccatCTTGCTGGTCCACCGCTGTATACGTGACGAGCACCGATGCTCCAGCAAGTATGGGAAGGACTGGAAGCTTTATACCGATGCCGTGCCGTACCGGTTACTGCCCGGTGTGTTTTAG